The genomic region GGGTTGCAGCCGCCGGCGCCCGGCCAAGTCATCATCGTGGAGGACGGGAGTTGAGGTCCGCCCGCAAAATACGTTTCGCCGCGTTGTACTTGTTCTTCGTCGTCGTCTTCGGCGCCGTTTTAGTGCGTTTGGTGTGGGTTCAAGTGCTGCATCACGATTTCTACGCCGAAGCGGCGTTCAAGCAGCAATACGGGAAGAGCTACCTCCCCGCGGCGCGCGGCGTCATCTACGACCGCAGTATGAGCCCGCTGGCGATGAGCAGGCCGGTCTACGACGTCTATTGCATACCGCGGCTCATCCGGGACGGCAAGGCGGTGGCGAGAGTGCTCGCCCCCGTTCTGGACGCCGACGAGGCGGAGCTCGAGCGTAAGTGCGCTTCCGCTTCGGAGAGCGAGTGGCTGGCCCGCGAAGTATCCAGGAGTAAGGCGACGGAAGTGTTGGCGATAGGCTTGACCGGCGTCTTCGCCCGCCCCTGTGAGCGGCGGATCTACCCCGAGGGTGAGCTCGCGTGCCACGTACTGGGTTACGTAGGCCCTCGCGACGGCGCCCGCGCCGGCGCCGAAAACACCCTCGACGTTTACCTCGAGGGTTTGCCCGGCTACTTCGACGGCGGCGCCGACGCCGCGGGACGCACCCTTCCCGACCTGACCGATAACTTCGTACCGCCGATGAACGGCTTGGGGTGTGTCTTGACCATCGATAGATGGTGTCAGTACGTGGCGGAGCGCGAGCTGAGGGCGTGCTGCGAACGATACAACGCGGAAGCCGGCGCGGTCGTCGCGATGGACCCCCGCAGCGGCGAAATACTCGCGCTGGCCTCGTGTCCCGCGTACGACCCCAACGATTACGGCGAGTACCCGCCCGCTTGTTGGCGCAACAACGCCGTCACGTCGGCCCTCGAGCCCGGGTCGATCGTGAAGCCTTTTCTGGTGGCCGCGGCCTTGGAGGAACGGGTCGTATCGACGCGCGATATCTTCGATTGCTCTAAAGCTTTGCATTTGGGCCGATATAAGATAACGGACGTTAAACCCTGTGCCGAGCCGCTTACGACGTCGCAGATAATCGAACGCTCGAGCAATATCGGCGTGGTCCTCATCGCCCAAAGGTTGGGCGGCCGCCGTTATTACGAGTACTTGCGTAAGTTCGGGTTCGGCGAGCGGACCGGCGTCGAGCTGCCGGCCGAGAACCCCGGCATCCTTCGTTACGACGAATTTAGCCGGCCGCTCGGCCGGGCGTTCGCCAGCTTCGGCCAGGGGCTCTCGGTAACGCCCATACAAATCGCTACCGCTGCTTGCGTCCTCGCCAACGGCGGCGTACTCGTCAAACCGATGCTCGTTTCGGCGGTAGTCGACGAGAACGGTCGCACGCTCCGCCGGTTCAAACCCGAGGTTCACCGGCGGGTAGTCTCCGCCGAGACGGCGGCGGCGGTAAGGCAGATGATGGCGCTCGTCGTCGAGCGGGGCGGCGGCAAGTTGGCTCAGCTACCCGGCTACCGCATAGCCGGCAAGACCGGAACGTCCGAAATCGCGGCTCCCAGCGGCCGGGGATACGTGCCGGGCGCATACAATTCCTCTTTTTTGGGGATTTTCCCGGCCGACGACCCCCGCGTCGTTATATTCGTTACGGTAAAGAGACCGAGGGGCGAGGTCTTCGGCGGTACGGTGGCGGCGCCGGCTTGCGCCCGCGTCGCCGCGGATATTTTACCGGCGTTGAGGATACTTCCCGCGGGCGGCCGGACGTTGGCGTTGGCGGCTCCGCCCGCCGGCAGTCGCGCCGACGCCACGTTCCGGGACGTCGCCGCGTCCACGGCGGTAAGGCGGCTGACGGCGGCGGGCCTCCGCGCGCGTTTCGAAGGTAAGGGTGAACGCGTATTGTGGAGCTCGGCGGATAGCGGCACGCCTCCGGACGCCGGCAGCGTCGTCTTATTGAAGTTGGGCGGCGGCGCCGGCGCTATGCCGGACGTGGTCGGCCTTTCGGTGCGGGAGGCCATGAGGAGTCTGGGGCCTTCCGGGGTCGAGGTTAAGTTAAGCGGCGGCGGCGGGTGGGTAGAAGGCCAATCGCCCGCGCCGGGCGCGAAATTAAACGGTGCGTGCACGTTGACGTTGGCGGAACGCCGGTTGCCGCGGCGGAGGTTTTCTCCCGCCGCGACGAAGGCGTCGCCGGCGGCCGGAACCGAGATAGCCGGGTGAGGTCGTGAGCGTAAACTGGACGTTGCGTGAGGTTGCCGATTTGCTCGGCGCCGAGGTCTCGGGCGACGACGGCGTTCGCGTTTCGGGCGTACGTACCGATAGCAGGTCGGCCCGCGCCGGGGACCTATTCGTCGCCTTGCGCGGCGCCAACCGCGACGGCGCCGACTACGTGGCGGATGCGGCGGCGCGCGGGGCCGCGGCCGCGGTGGTCACCGCGGAAGTGCCCGAAGCCGTACCGCAAGTCCTGGTCGAGGATACGCTCGAGGCGTTGCGAGTTCTGGCCCGCGCCCGGCGACACGAGTTCGGCGGGCCGGTGGTGGCCGTAACCGGTTCGTGCGGGAAGACGACGACTAAAGACTTGATAGCGGCTGTGTTGGCTCAAAAATACCGCGTACGGGTCGCCCCGGGCAACTTCAACAACGAGGTGGGCCTGCCGCTTTCGATACTCTCGCTCGAGGAGGGCGACGAGGTGCTCGTGCTCGAGTTGGCGGTCAGCGCGCCCGGCGAGATGGCGCCCCTGGCCGACGCCGCGGCGCCGACGCTGGCCGTCGTCACGAACGTCGCGCCTACCCATCTGGAATTTTTCGGCGACGTGGCCGCGGTACGCCGCGAGAAGATGACGCTGCTTAACTACGTCAAACCCGGCGGAACGGCGGTACTGAACGCCGACGACCCGCTGGTGGCCTCGGCGGTTGCGGAGCTCGTAAACGGCCTTAAGGTCGTAACGTTCGGTACGAGCGCCGACGCAAACGTGCGAGCCGATGGTTTGGTTGCGGAAAGCTTCCAGGGCTCGAGCTTCGAGCTAACGGGCGGGACGCCGGTCGAGCTGCCGCTGCCTGGTCGGTACAACGTCATGAACGCTCTCGCCGCGGCGGCGGTGGGGTACGTACTGGGCGTACCGGAGGAGGACGTCGCGGCCGGCCTTGCGGCTTACGCCGGCAGGGAGCTCCGCTCCAAGGTAGTCGTCGACGGCCGCAGCGTAACGTACTTCGTGGATTGCTACAATTCATCGCCGCAGGCCGCGGAGGTCGCCCTCGCCTTCGTGGCGGCCGCGCCGGCCGACGGGCGACGCGTCGCCGTCCTGGGCGATATGCTCGAGCTGGGGGAGACGAGTGAACGGGCCCACCGCGACGTAGGGAAATTCGCCGCCGAGGCGGGGTTCGATATCGTCGTGGGCCTGGGGGACGGCGGCCGTTTGATCGTGGACGGCGCCCTCGCCGGCGGGATGACGCCCGAGGCCGCGCCCTCCTTCCGAGACCGGGACGAACTGGCCGCCTTCCTGGCGGAGCGGCTGAAACGCGGCGACGTCGTCTTGGTAAAGGCCAGCCGCGGCGTACGGTTGGAAGAAATTTTGGACAAGTTAGGCGTCGACGTCCGAGGAGGCTAACGGTTGCTCTACCTATTACTATATCCGCTGCACACCGAAATTTCGTGGCTCAACCTCTTTCGCTACGTCACTTTCCGCTCGGCGTACGCCGCCGTGACGGCGTTTTTAATAGCTTTCCTTTTGGGGCCGCCGCTCATCAGGTTCCTCAAGCGGAAGATGGTAGAAGAAATAATACGCGAGGAGGTGCCCCGGCGGCACCTTCAGAAGGCGGGGACGCCCTCTATGGGCGGCCTGCTGATATTGGCGGCCATCGTCGTGCCGACCATCCTGTGGGCCGACGTCACGAGCCGGTACGTCCTCGCCATTCTCGTCGTAACCATAGCCTTAGGCGCGATGGGCTTCGTCGACGACTATTTGAAACTGGTGGCCAAGAAGCCGCTGGGTTTACTCGCGCGTTGGAAGTTCATCGGCCAGGCGTTGCTGGCGCTCGGCATCGGCCTCTTCGTGTACTTCTTCCCGCTCGACAACGGCATGACCACCTGGCTCACGTTCCCTTTTCTCAAGGACGTCACCGTCAACCTCGGCGCTTTTTATATCCTTTTGGTGATGGTCACGGTCGTCGGCTCTACCAACGCCGTCAACCTGACCGACGGCCTCGACGGCCTGGCCGCGGGCGCGATGCTCTTCGCCGGCGCGGCGTACGCGGTGATGTGCTACGTCGTGGGGAACGTCAATTTCGCCCAGTACCTCCAGGTGACGTACGTGTCGGGCGGCGCCGAGCTCACGGTATACATGGCGGCTACGGTGGGCGCGCTGCTGGGCTTCTTGTGGTTCAACAGCTACCCGGCCCAGGTGTTTATGGGCGATACGGGGGCGCTCCCGCTGGGCGGCGGCATTGGCACCGTCGCCATTCTTATGAAGCAGGAGTTGTTGCTCGTTATTGTGGGCGGCGCCTTCGTCGTCGAGACGTTGTCGGTCATCATCCAGGTGTTGTACTTCAAGGCCACCGGAGGCCGGCGGGTCTTCAAGATGTCGCCTTTGCACCACCATTACGAGCTCAAGGGTTTGGCGGAGCCCAAGATAACGGTCAGGTTCTGGTTGATTTCGGCGATATGCGCCGTTATCGGCCTTTCGACGTTGAAGATAAGGTGAGTACG from bacterium harbors:
- a CDS encoding penicillin-binding protein, coding for MRSARKIRFAALYLFFVVVFGAVLVRLVWVQVLHHDFYAEAAFKQQYGKSYLPAARGVIYDRSMSPLAMSRPVYDVYCIPRLIRDGKAVARVLAPVLDADEAELERKCASASESEWLAREVSRSKATEVLAIGLTGVFARPCERRIYPEGELACHVLGYVGPRDGARAGAENTLDVYLEGLPGYFDGGADAAGRTLPDLTDNFVPPMNGLGCVLTIDRWCQYVAERELRACCERYNAEAGAVVAMDPRSGEILALASCPAYDPNDYGEYPPACWRNNAVTSALEPGSIVKPFLVAAALEERVVSTRDIFDCSKALHLGRYKITDVKPCAEPLTTSQIIERSSNIGVVLIAQRLGGRRYYEYLRKFGFGERTGVELPAENPGILRYDEFSRPLGRAFASFGQGLSVTPIQIATAACVLANGGVLVKPMLVSAVVDENGRTLRRFKPEVHRRVVSAETAAAVRQMMALVVERGGGKLAQLPGYRIAGKTGTSEIAAPSGRGYVPGAYNSSFLGIFPADDPRVVIFVTVKRPRGEVFGGTVAAPACARVAADILPALRILPAGGRTLALAAPPAGSRADATFRDVAASTAVRRLTAAGLRARFEGKGERVLWSSADSGTPPDAGSVVLLKLGGGAGAMPDVVGLSVREAMRSLGPSGVEVKLSGGGGWVEGQSPAPGAKLNGACTLTLAERRLPRRRFSPAATKASPAAGTEIAG
- the murF gene encoding UDP-N-acetylmuramoyl-tripeptide--D-alanyl-D-alanine ligase; this encodes MSVNWTLREVADLLGAEVSGDDGVRVSGVRTDSRSARAGDLFVALRGANRDGADYVADAAARGAAAAVVTAEVPEAVPQVLVEDTLEALRVLARARRHEFGGPVVAVTGSCGKTTTKDLIAAVLAQKYRVRVAPGNFNNEVGLPLSILSLEEGDEVLVLELAVSAPGEMAPLADAAAPTLAVVTNVAPTHLEFFGDVAAVRREKMTLLNYVKPGGTAVLNADDPLVASAVAELVNGLKVVTFGTSADANVRADGLVAESFQGSSFELTGGTPVELPLPGRYNVMNALAAAAVGYVLGVPEEDVAAGLAAYAGRELRSKVVVDGRSVTYFVDCYNSSPQAAEVALAFVAAAPADGRRVAVLGDMLELGETSERAHRDVGKFAAEAGFDIVVGLGDGGRLIVDGALAGGMTPEAAPSFRDRDELAAFLAERLKRGDVVLVKASRGVRLEEILDKLGVDVRGG
- the mraY gene encoding phospho-N-acetylmuramoyl-pentapeptide-transferase, which codes for MLYLLLYPLHTEISWLNLFRYVTFRSAYAAVTAFLIAFLLGPPLIRFLKRKMVEEIIREEVPRRHLQKAGTPSMGGLLILAAIVVPTILWADVTSRYVLAILVVTIALGAMGFVDDYLKLVAKKPLGLLARWKFIGQALLALGIGLFVYFFPLDNGMTTWLTFPFLKDVTVNLGAFYILLVMVTVVGSTNAVNLTDGLDGLAAGAMLFAGAAYAVMCYVVGNVNFAQYLQVTYVSGGAELTVYMAATVGALLGFLWFNSYPAQVFMGDTGALPLGGGIGTVAILMKQELLLVIVGGAFVVETLSVIIQVLYFKATGGRRVFKMSPLHHHYELKGLAEPKITVRFWLISAICAVIGLSTLKIR